The following are encoded together in the Juglans microcarpa x Juglans regia isolate MS1-56 chromosome 2D, Jm3101_v1.0, whole genome shotgun sequence genome:
- the LOC121248682 gene encoding uncharacterized protein LOC121248682 yields MAEVSSSKRKKNPKKFLMTESDMAVAQQLMQLSDEDSNNNNKKRDADDDQEVDQSRSDITSAVIEEIFGKEELMCRPKKRRYRTLDSIYTETKPMNARYGKKVRSYGNINGVLV; encoded by the coding sequence ATGGCAGAAGTATCATCTTCTAAGCGTAAGAAAAATCCCAAGAAGTTCCTCATGACTGAGTCCGACATGGCCGTGGCTCAGCAGCTCATGCAGCTTAGCGACGAAGATAGCAACAATAACAACAAGAAGAGGGACGCAGATGAtgatcaagaggttgatcagAGCCGAAGCGATATAACTTCGGCAGTGATTGAAGAGATTTTCGGGAAAGAAGAGCTCATGTGCCGGCCGAAGAAGCGGAGGTATCGGACTCTTGATAGTATTTACACGGAGACGAAACCGATGAATGCTAGATACGGGAAGAAGGTGAGATCTTACGGAAACATTAATGGGGTTTTAGTTTAG